CGCTCATGCCTCAGACGTTATGTGTGCTTGCCACAAGCGCGTTCAGGGTTGACACATGCGACAAGCGTGTACACAATAGTGTCACGATTGGAGGCGCGATCATGAAGTTTGTCAGTGTACGTGACCTGCGAGGCAAGTCGGCTGAAGTATGGAAGAACCTGCCCGGCGAGCGCGAGATGGTCATCACCAGCAATGGTCGACCGGTCGCCATCCTTGCGGCGGTCAACGAGTCCAACCTTGAGGAGTCCCTCTCGGCATTCCGCCAGGCCCGCGCTGTCGATGCGGTCGCATCTTTGCAGCGCAAGTCGGCGACTCGGGGAACGGACAAGCTGTCGGCAGAGGAGATCGAGGCGGAGATCGCTGCCGTTCGTCAGAGCCGCGTCAAATGAGGATCGTTCTTGATACCAATGTTCTCGTGTCGGGGCTACTCTCGCCGTTCGGACCGCCCGGTGAAATCGTGCGCATGGTGTCCTCGGGGGAGATCACACTGTGCCTTGATGCACGCATTCTGTCGGAGTATGAGGATGTCTTGGCCCGTCCCAAGTTCGGGTTCGACGAGGACGCCGTCGCCGCTCTGCTCGACTACATAGACTATCGAGGCCATGCAACGGCATCCTCTCCACTGGGGCAGCGGCTGCCGGATCCGGCCGATGAGCCGTTTCTAGAGGTGGCTCTTGCCTGCGGCGCGGAATGTCTTGTGACGGGGAATCTCATTCACTTTCCGCCAGATGCGCGCCAAGGTATGAACGTGGTGGCACCCATTGAGTTCTTGGCTGGCTACAGGGTGCGCAGCGTCGGCCGCGACACATAACACGTGTTTCGAGCTGACTCGCACGAGGTTATCGTTCTCTGAGAGTGCAACGCTCGCAGCTCAAACACTGGACGTTAGACATGGTATTGACGAGTCGATTGCGAGAGTGACATTCTCGCGGGACTTACACTTTCAGGGGGAGGGGTTTTCGAAATGGCCTACGTGCCGCGCGAGTCTCTGTATACGCGAGTGGAGCGTCTCGTACGCGATCGGAAAGCCATGGCGCTCTTCATTCTCGGGTTTGTCTACGGAATGATCCGGCTCGCCGGTTTCTGTCTGTCGAGCGGTGTCTACTGGCCGCTCGCGCTTGGGCTCGGTATTGGGATTGTTGCGGTCTTGTACGCGCGTCGCCAAGCGCGCCTTCGCGAAGAGGCGGGTATGGCCAGCAGAGCTCTCACATTCTATCCAATACCTCGTTCACGGTGGCCTCAGCTCGACGAAGCTATCGCAGGCTACCGTGCGCTTACCGGCGAAGCTTCCATCGGTCTCGGGTATCTCCGTTCAGTAGATGTGGGCGACCGTGTCGACGCTGATGTGTCTTACGTGAACCGCGAGCCAGACGCTGACGGCATCCGTCGTGTCGTCAGTCCTTTCGGAGCCCCACAGGATGCAGAGCCGATGTATGTGTTTGACGAGCGGATGCTCGATACCTATACGGCTGCTGAACTCCTAGCAGTCGTGCTGCACCTCAAATACCGGTTGGAGTTCGCTGGCGGGGAGTCGGCTCGTCTCGCGAACGGAGTGTGTGAGGCTGACAGCAAAGCCCTCCTCTTGATGCGGGACCACGCCGCACTGCTGCGGGCGATCGAGAAAAGTACACGAAAGCGTGAGACAGCCGCACCGGGGATGGGCGTGATTCGCTTCGCTGACAACGAAGTCTGTGCGGCAGGCGTCAGTGACGCTGGTATTGTAAGAAAATGGTTGGTGCAGGACAGAGCGACAGCGCTTCGCACTCATCTCGGGGCGATGGCGTTCGATGTGCCCACGGCAGGGTAGTGGGAGCATCATGCCTGCTAGAAACCCAAGCGCGACATGTCTAACAAACGTTTCGAGCTGACTCGCCAATAGTCGTCTCGCTCTGAAAGCGCTACGCTCGCAGCTCAAACGTCAGACGTTCTACACATACACGGCACTCGCTCGCACGTGATACGGCTCTTCGAAGAAGCAAACGGCAGGGAACCGGCTGAAACGCGGTGCACCATTGCGTTCAACCTGAGAGTGATAAGGGAAGTGCCCACCGTGCTTCGTGCCTTGGAGGGGTGATATCCGTAGATATCACCCCTCCAGAAGTGTAGAACAAGCGAATCGAGCAGAACGCCAAGAGTTAGACTGACAAGTACGCGGATGCGCGTCTGCTCATTCGCCAGACGTTAGCACCAGCAGGAGGAATCGTGGGTGAACCAGGGGCTATGGACTCCATCGAGCGGCTGTCAATGGCGCTCATCTTCGCCGGACCAGTCTCACTATGGGTGCGCGCGGCTCGGCTCTTCGGCGTAAAGGTCGTCGCTGCTCCCGCTGTTGACAGCTCTTTGCTTCTTCGGGCGGAGGGGGACGCCTGCGCTGCTGTACGCCGTTTCGCCCTTGCACTGGTCGCCACCGTGATATGCCTTCTAGTTCTGCTACTTGCCGTTCTTCCGCTACAGGCGACATTCGTCCGTCCGCTGATAGGCGAGGGGTTCGATCTCGTCGCCAACTCCGCTTTGGCCAGCGGGATGTCTCGCTCGGCTGCAGGCAGCACCGCAAGCGCAGTGATCACTCTGCTGATTCTCGCATTCGGTCTTCTGAATGCAGCGCTCATCTCAGCAATCCCCGTGTATCTATTCCGGTCTGCCACACTCGCAGCCGCTCCTGCGGTCTCGGTCGCTCTGGCGCACCGCACCCAACCCATCGATCCTGACCGGCTGAACTCCTACCCTCGCGTTGCGTACGCGATTGAACGCGTCTTGGGCGGGCGAGCACAGCGCGCATGAGTCAGTCGCCTGCGATGCTAACAAGTGCTTCCAGCCGACTCACGCACGCGCTAGGCTGACATGAAGCCGCTCGTTCGCGGCTGAAGCACTGGACGTTAGACACAACCAGATGTCGGGGGTCGTCGGAATCGCGAGGGGGATCTATGGAAGTAGGAGCAGAGGTTCAGCCGGACAGTTCAGTGCGGACAGCCTACGAAGCGCCAGTGGACAGGCTTGAGTACGCGGGGTTCTGGATACGTCTGGTAGCACGGCTCATCGATCTGATTATCATGTATGCCGTCTCTTTCTGTGTCGGATTTGTGGTCGCTGCAGCATTGGTCATCATGGCCGTCATGACGGGCGCTTCATATGCGTCGGCGGCAGCGCGGTTCGGCGAAACGACGGCGCTGAGCTTCGTTTTGGCGCTGATCGCCAACGTGGCATATGGGACGTTGGCGGAGGGGTTTCACGGTTCGACGCCTGGCAAGATGGCCGTTGGCCTGACGGTTCTTGGCCAAGACGGCGGCTTCTGCAGCCCCGGTTCGGCGCTGGGTCGTTCGCTCGCGTTCTACATCGACACTTTGTTCTTCGCCTTGCCGGCGTTCGTCACCATGAGACAGACGAATCGTCAGCAGAGACTCGGCGACAAGTGGGCGAAGACGGTCGTGGTTCGGCGCAGGTCGGTTCATCGTTCGCAACTACGGCCCGTTGGCAGATTCATCGGAGTGACGTGCGCAGTGGTATTTGCCTACTCACTTGTGATCGCCGTGTCGCTGTTCTTCTAACACGTTTGCGAGGTGTGTCTAACCAACGTTTCGAGCAGACTCGCAGATAGCCGTCTCGCTCTGAAAGCGTTACGCTCGCAGCTCAAACGTCAGACGTTAGGCAGAAGTGGGGTAGTCGGTTGGACATCGGGGACGAACAGCGCCAAGGACTCGGGACGGCGTTGAACGAGTCAACTTTGCTCGGATTCGAGGTCTTGCCGGAACAGCGACTGGCGGCTGCAACCTTCTCTGTGCTTGCCCTGACGAATCACGGCGACCCCCCTGCTGACCCGCGTGTACAAATCATCTTCTCTCCTGTTGGGCGGGTTGTCGCCTCGTTGAGGGATGGCAGCTGGGACGATTGCCGTGCGCCAGCCAGACGATTCGAACTCAATGAACTCCTTGAGGTCGTGAAGGGGTTTGGAGGGCTACCCATCTATGGCTGGGAGTTCATCGATACAGACGACGCTTCGCTAGCAAGTATGGCGGGGCGTTACAGTCTCGATTGGACCTCGGGCGAGACGGGGGGTCTGTCTCACTCAATTTCGGTCTTCCAAGACGAAGCAGACCGGTATCTTGATCTGGTGGTTTGGTTCGATGATCTACTGGTCTTCACGTCTGACGGCACTCAGGTACCGCTCGATGACTTCATCGCAGGTGGTGAGCGCTGGTGGGATGCGATGTACGCCGGTGATTCACGAACCAAGAGCGCCGGCATTTTCCCCATGCCAAAGGGGCGGAACAAGCGGACGGTACTGCGTCGTCTACTGTCTCGCGTGCGACGCTCTCTCCGCGACTCTCCGCCGGAGCAGTCAGATGGCGGGGACTCCTCTGCCTAACAAACGTTTCGAGCTGACTCGCAGATAGTCGTTTCGCTCTGAAAACGTTACGCTCGCAGCTCAAACGTCAGACGTTCGACCGACCGGGGGGTCAGCTTGATCTGGGATGAATGGGCGAGCATCACGCGCTTCCTCGAGAGCAGCAGATTCACACTGCTGCCAGCGGCCATGCGGTGGGAGGAGTTGCTGCAACTCAACCCCATTGCTGCCAATCTCGAGTTCGAGGCACAGGGGACTCTCTATCGCGTTTCGCTTGACCAACATATCTCAGCCCTCCGGGACTTGCGACCTCTCTACTCGTCTGCGCTTCTGCTCTACTACGCTCTTGCTGAAGCCGCGGCCGCAGATCGGCTTAGTCGAGACGACCTTGTCGGCTGCAATGGAATCGAGGACTGGGCTGAAAGACTGCTGTCGGCTGCGGGTGTTGGATGGCTCAGTGAGGACGAACGGCTCGGTATCGTTGAAGTCGGCGTCATGCGGAACCTCGTTGCGCACGGCGAGCGCGAGTACTCCAAACGGGCAGTCGCAAAGTTGGCAGCAGCCGGCGTGTGCTCGCCCCCGTCTGTGGGAGATCGGGTCGTACTGGACTACGAGATTCTGAAGCAGTACCGCTCGCGACTGAAGAGTCTTCTCAACAGGGGTGGACTAGGCTCTGTCGCGGTCGAACAAGCAAATCGAGCAGACTCGCAGGAGATTGTCGTAACCTGACAGCGTGAGCCTCGCTGCTCATTTGCTGGACGTTAGATGCAGGAAGGGGAGGTTATGTCTGAACTAGAGGGTGTTACGTTGGCTGGAGATCCGGTGTTCCGTCACACGCCGGAGGCAAGCGTTTCTGGGCCGGCTTCATACAACGACGCGTATGCGGAAGCTGTCGTGAAACACATGTCGGCTGCTCTCGGGGAACCGAATGACCTTATCTGGCACGAAGTGGTTTCGGACATGGTGCACATCGATGTCCACTTTATCGATCCGAAGACGGGTCCCAGTCGGCACGTGCTGTTCACAACCGGCATGAGCCATCGCCCGATGAACGTTCCGCCTGGTCATGATATCCCCACGCTCGCTGAGGTCATGATTGTCTTGCCGGGTGATTGGCCGCTGGATGAAGAATCACTCAGATCCGAGCGCTATGGTTGGCCCATTACTCTACTCAAGACTCTTGCGCGCCTACCGCATCGGTACGATACATGGCTGGCCGTAGGACATACGATTCCCAATAATGAGCCGCCGGAGCCCTACGTGGCCGGTACCGGGTTGTGTTGTGCGTTGCTGCTTCCTCCAATCCAAGCGTTGCCTGATTCGAAGTGGAGCATTCCGACTGACGATGGGCAGAGTATCTCCCTACTCTGTGTCTACCTGATTCATGAGGCGGAGATGGTTCTCAAAATGGAGAAGGGCGTCGATGCTTTACTCGATCCCTTTGATGCTGCGCATGTACTGGACATCGTGGACCTCAATCGGAAGAGCTCAGTGGAACCGCCTCGCAAGAAGAGGTTCGGTCTCTTCTGATGACGGGTCAGCGCGGCCGCATCTAACAAACGTTTCGAGCTGACTCGCCAATAGTCGTTTCGTTCTGAAAGCGCTACGCTCGCAGCTCAAACGTCAGACGTTCGACATAACCTACCGCCGTCGCCGCTAGGCGTTCTCGATGTTCTGCGCTGTCGCTGGGGATTTCGCCGCAAGCTTCACTAAGGCTCTTGCTACACGCTGCGCTCCGCTTTTGCTGACCAGATTGGCATCATCCAATGCTTCCCGGAGGGATCCGGCAACTTGAGCGGTCTCATCAGCCAATGACTTCGGCCGTCCAACGGCGAACACCTGCTTTGCGGCGACCGAATAGACGGCCAGCTCGTCTGGTTGCCCAGCGATTCGTGCGGGGTCTTCGGCTCTAATGACGGACAGGATGCCTTGTTCATCCCACAAGAGTCCTTCGAAGGTAGCTCCTCCGGGTGCACGGTATACGTCTGGTCTGAATAGCCTGAAGAAGGCAAGCTGTCCAAGGAGCGCCAAGATCATCGCGATGGCTGCGACGAGCATCGCGAGCGTGGAATAGCGTTGTATGGCTCCGACGCCAAGCCACAAGACAATCAGGCTTAACGCGGTTGTCACAAGTGCGGATTTCTGGTTGAGGGCATCGCGTGCCTTTAGAAGGAGGATGGCCACAACTTCGAATATGATCACTGCCATGAGTAGGATCTGGCTGGCAACATCCGGTGACATGCGTTCCCCCGTTTCGCTGTGCGCAGTCTCGCGTGGTGTTTCCTCCATCCAATGTTATCGTGATCGGGTATGTCGAACAAACGTTTCGAGCAGACGGCGAAAGCGCTACTCTTTCGAAAGCGGCACGTCCGCTGCTCAAACGTCAGACGTTCGACGTAGTGGTTGACCGCGATTAGGGGGAGCGCGATGGTCTTTCCTGTTGCATTGGTGCTGGCTCTTGCATTTGCACTGCTGGGGAGGGTGCGGGCGGTTCAGGAATCTCTTCCTTGGACGATCGCTACTGCCATCTGCCTTGGCTTGGCGCTGTCCGCGATGGTTGCCAGCCCACCAGTGATGCTGACGTTCAGTTGGCCCTTCATTCTGGGCGCTTGGTTTTCGATCGGCTGGAAGACTGCAGTGGACTGGACTTGGCGCGGCTATGTGAAAGCTAGGCAATGTGCTCTGACGCCGCGCGCTGGCCTGCCTGACGCACGCGTGATGCTGATGGTGCCGTACAACACCGTCATCTCGGTTGTCTTGGCCATTGGCGCGCCGCTGGGCGTGTTGCTGTGGACGCGATATCTGGAAGGAATGCTCGCTCTGAGCGGCTATCCTGCCAGCCGCGTGTTTTCTCTTGCTCCGGCCGTGGTGTTCGGCCTTGCCTTGTTCGGTCTCGTCTCCTTCTGGCTTCTGCTGCGTGTGGCCCGGCGCAAGAACCCGTGGTACGCCACGCAGATCAAGCTCGCATGGGCGGCCGCGAGCACGGGAGCGCGCCGTCGGCACCTGTTTGATGAGGCGATTGCCTCGGAGCCAGCTGAAGAGAGGGCTAGTTGGGACACGTCGAACAAAGGCATCGAGCAGAACGCCAAGAGTTAAACTGACCTGCGAGGGTATGCGCGTCTGCTCATGCCTCAGACGTTAGACGCAGGGAGGTGTCGTTGGTGGACGAGATTGGCAACAGATTGCGTCGTCGAGCTGTAGTGCTCGACCTCGGCGGAGCACGGCTGCCGGAGAACGCGGACGCAAGCTGGTTCGGCCATGTTGGCATTTGTGCCCCAGGGGAGGACTGGCCTTTCTGGAATGGCCGCCCCATGGTGCCACTCTGCCAGCTCAACCTGAAAGAGATGCCCTTCCGGCCACCATATCTCGAAGACATCGACGCTATTGCGGTCTTTGTGGATGAGGAGGATCTCCCTGACGGGGCCGCCAACGGGCAAGGTTGGCTTGTTCGTACATATCGCGATCTTGACTCCCTGGTTCCGCTCCCCAGTCCCGGCTCCTTCTCCGTGCGACCTTTCCCGCTGTTTGCTCGAGTGGTGGATGATGACTTCCCGTGTTGGGACGACGTGCCCATCGAGCTGCCGGAGGACATCGCAGACCAGTACGAAGTGCTGTTCACGAACTCGGGGGGTCTTAAACTTGGCGGCTGGCCCACGCTCGTACAGTCGGAGATCTGCTGGGCTCCTTTCAGTCAGCATCCGGCAAGACCTGAGTACGTATTCCAGATTGACTCCACAGAAAAGGCAAACTGGTCATGGGGTGACCAAGGGGTCGCTTACATCGGACGAGGCACGGTTCTTGGGAGCACTGACGTATGGACATTGTCTTGGCAGTGCTACTGAGCCGCGTCTAACAAACGTTTCGAGCAGACGGCGAAAGCGCTACTCTTTCGAGAGCGGCGCGCCCGCTGCTCAAACGTCAGACGTTAGGTGGGGCACATGAAGGGGGGAGCGTTGGTCACTGGTCGCTATGTCGCAGGGATGGATATCGACTCTACGCCGGTGTTCTATTCGTCCAAGCAGCTCAAAGTCACAGGTATGAAGATCTCGTCGGGAAGCAGGGTGTATCCCGTTTCGACCATCACGACCGTGGAGATACTCGGGCGCCGCACCGTTCTTATCGTCGAGTCGCTGAAGATGGCAGGCGCTGGAGTCATGCTGCTGTTCATGGGCCTCTTGCTCTCGGGTCTCATGGGTGGTTCCGGTGCTTGTGTCTTTGGTCCCCTTCTTCTAGCAAGCGTACTTGCCTTTCTCGCGTCTGTCCTTTGTATCTTTGTCTTCATCTTTGAGCGCGAGGTACACATCTGTCCGTCATCGGGCAACAGCTTGATCGTTAAGGTCTATGACCTCACGACTGCACTTGAGATGCGGGCGGCCGTTGAGCGTGCAATGACCTATCACGCCAACTCGGCGGCAGGTGTACCCACGGTTGCAGATGAATTGAACAAACTGGCTGCCCTGAGGTCGCAAGGGGCCATATCGGAGTCAGATTGGGAAAGGGCGAAAGATCTGTTCCTTGGCAAGCGTCCAAGCGCGCAAGAGCAGGCTATTGAGCAACTGCGACAGCTTTACGAACTTCATCGCAGCGGGGTTCTCTCGGAGTCGGAATTCAACATGAAGAAGTGGGATATTCTCTCGCGAAACCAATCCCAAGCTGCGTTCTGAGCGTTTTTGCATGCGGTCTGAATAGCAGGCTGCGTACGGGCCCACCTAACAAAGGCATCGAGCAGAACGCCAAGAGGTAAACTGACCTGAGAGGTTGTGCGCGTCTGCTCATGCCTCAGACGTTCGACAGAACTGTGGGGGAGGGGAAGATGACCCAAGACGTCAGCATGGCCAGTGATGTGACTCCAGTGCGTCTTCGTTACGTTGTATTCACTGCCATCGGATGGACCTTGGTTGCGTGGCTCCTGTGGGTCGTGGTTGTCCTTGCGTCAAATGTGGCGGCCTCATATCTCGCATTGGGTTTGTGGGGAGATTGGGTCGATACCCACGCCTTGGTGCTCGGCTGGATCTACATTGTGTTCTGGAAATCCGTCGAAGCATTTGCCGTGCTGGCCGTGACGTCATGGGCGCATGCCCTCAATCGATCAGTCGTTTGGCTCCTGTTTTGCGAAGCGCTCCTCGACGTGGTGTCGGCTGCGCATGTTCTGCGTGGAGGTCAGGCGCAGACCTTGTGGGCTTTCGGCTACGATTTTGGTGCGGCGGGCGGTTGGCAGTATTCCTCCGTGACAGTGGCTTCCGCGGCAATCATCGTGGCAACTGTTTTGACGTTCG
The DNA window shown above is from Coriobacteriia bacterium and carries:
- a CDS encoding SHOCT domain-containing protein, producing MKGGALVTGRYVAGMDIDSTPVFYSSKQLKVTGMKISSGSRVYPVSTITTVEILGRRTVLIVESLKMAGAGVMLLFMGLLLSGLMGGSGACVFGPLLLASVLAFLASVLCIFVFIFEREVHICPSSGNSLIVKVYDLTTALEMRAAVERAMTYHANSAAGVPTVADELNKLAALRSQGAISESDWERAKDLFLGKRPSAQEQAIEQLRQLYELHRSGVLSESEFNMKKWDILSRNQSQAAF
- a CDS encoding putative toxin-antitoxin system toxin component, PIN family; translation: MRIVLDTNVLVSGLLSPFGPPGEIVRMVSSGEITLCLDARILSEYEDVLARPKFGFDEDAVAALLDYIDYRGHATASSPLGQRLPDPADEPFLEVALACGAECLVTGNLIHFPPDARQGMNVVAPIEFLAGYRVRSVGRDT
- a CDS encoding DUF1963 domain-containing protein: MPENADASWFGHVGICAPGEDWPFWNGRPMVPLCQLNLKEMPFRPPYLEDIDAIAVFVDEEDLPDGAANGQGWLVRTYRDLDSLVPLPSPGSFSVRPFPLFARVVDDDFPCWDDVPIELPEDIADQYEVLFTNSGGLKLGGWPTLVQSEICWAPFSQHPARPEYVFQIDSTEKANWSWGDQGVAYIGRGTVLGSTDVWTLSWQCY
- a CDS encoding suppressor of fused domain protein, yielding MSELEGVTLAGDPVFRHTPEASVSGPASYNDAYAEAVVKHMSAALGEPNDLIWHEVVSDMVHIDVHFIDPKTGPSRHVLFTTGMSHRPMNVPPGHDIPTLAEVMIVLPGDWPLDEESLRSERYGWPITLLKTLARLPHRYDTWLAVGHTIPNNEPPEPYVAGTGLCCALLLPPIQALPDSKWSIPTDDGQSISLLCVYLIHEAEMVLKMEKGVDALLDPFDAAHVLDIVDLNRKSSVEPPRKKRFGLF
- a CDS encoding type II toxin-antitoxin system Phd/YefM family antitoxin; its protein translation is MKFVSVRDLRGKSAEVWKNLPGEREMVITSNGRPVAILAAVNESNLEESLSAFRQARAVDAVASLQRKSATRGTDKLSAEEIEAEIAAVRQSRVK
- a CDS encoding RDD family protein, producing MEVGAEVQPDSSVRTAYEAPVDRLEYAGFWIRLVARLIDLIIMYAVSFCVGFVVAAALVIMAVMTGASYASAAARFGETTALSFVLALIANVAYGTLAEGFHGSTPGKMAVGLTVLGQDGGFCSPGSALGRSLAFYIDTLFFALPAFVTMRQTNRQQRLGDKWAKTVVVRRRSVHRSQLRPVGRFIGVTCAVVFAYSLVIAVSLFF